In Prunus dulcis chromosome 2, ALMONDv2, whole genome shotgun sequence, a single genomic region encodes these proteins:
- the LOC117620136 gene encoding ABC transporter G family member 28-like isoform X2: MKFYFNNFFEKSKSANYLKPNKNCNLTSWVSGCEPGWACSVGPNQQIDLENSQDIPARTQTCQPCCEGFFCPHGITCMIPCPSGSYCPMATLNKTTGVCEPYIYQLPPGKPNHTCGGANIWADVGSSSEVFCSAGSYCPTTVKRIPCSSGHYCRMGSTSEKRCFALTSCNPSTANQNMHAYGIMLIAALSTLLLIIYNCSDQVLTTRGRRLAKSREAAARSARETAKAQQRWKSAKDAAKKHASGLQAHLSRTFSRKKDTPDPEKLKILNQSKPDIDDGLPISPHPSTSGVSLSSPVPSEGKKKEPSELMQIMHKIEEDPDCYEGFSIGAEDTNVGNVPKGKQINTHSQIFKYAYAQLEKEKAQQQEYKDLTFSGVVKMATNHEIRKRPLIEISFKDLTLTLKAKNKHLLRCVTGKIRPGRITAVMGPSGAGKTTFLSALAGKAIGCNMTGLILINGKNISIHSYKKIIGFVPQDDIVHGNLTVEENLWFSAKCRLSADLPEPDKVLVVERVIESLGLQQVRGSLVGTVEKRGISGGQRKRVNVGLEMVMEPSLLILDEPTSGLDSASSQLLLRALRREALEGVNICMVVHQPSYALFKMFDDLVLLAKGGLTVYHGSAKKVEEYFAGLGIKVPDRVNPPDHFIDILEGMVATERSSGVSYEELPVRWMLHNGYSVPPDMRQNATRLELFSTDENLNHETNPSGAGTAEQSFAGELWQDVKGTVELHRDKIRLNFLKSKDLSNRRIPGLFQQYRYFLGRVGKQRLREARIQAVDYLILLLAGACLGSLANVSDQTFGAVGYTYTIIAVSLLCKIAALRSFSLDRLHYWRESASGMSSLAYFLAKDTIDHFNTLIKPVVYLSMFYFFTNPRSSFADNYIVLLCLVYCVTGIAYALAIFFEQGAAQLSSVLLPVVMTLIATRPQDSEFLKILAKFCYPRWALEAFVIANAERYSGVWLITRCGSLLKSGYNLHDWNLCIIILTFIGIVSRAVAFFCMVTFQKK, encoded by the exons ATGAAGTTCTACTTCAAcaatttctttgaaaaatcCAAGAGTGCAAATTACTTAAAACCTAACAAGAACTGTAATTTAACCTCATGGGTTTCTGGGTGTGAGCCAGGATGGGCTTGTAGTGTTGGCCCAAATCAGCAGATTGACCTAGAAAATTCACAGGACATCCCTGCCAGGACTCAGACCTGCCAGCCATGTTGTGAGGGTTTCTTCTGTCCCCATGGCATCACATGCATGATAC CGTGCCCATCGGGTTCTTATTGTCCCATGGCAACTCTGAACAAAACAACTGGTGTGTGTGAACC ATACATTTACCAACTACCTCCAGGGAAACCAAACCATACTTGTGGAGGAGCAAATATATGGGCTGATGTTGGTAGTAGTAGTGAAGTATTTTGTTCAGCTGGATCATATTGTCCAACCACCGTGAAAAGAATTCCTTGTAGTAGTGG ACACTACTGCAGAATGGGTTCTACATCTGAGAAAC GCTGCTTCGCATTGACTTCCTGCAATCCAAGCACTGCAAATCAAAATATGCATGCATATGGAATAATGCTTATA GCAGCTCTGAGTACTCTGCTACTTATTATTTACAATTGTTCTGACCAAGTTCTCACCACTAGAGGGAGGAGACTGGCCAAATCCCGAGAAGCAGCAGCCAGAAGTGCAAGGGAAACAGCAAAAGCACAACAAAGATGGAAATCTGCAAAAGATGCTGCTAAGAAGCATGCAAGTGGATTGCAAGCTCATTTATCACGTACATTTTCTCGGAAAAAGGACACCCCAGATCCTGAGAAACTTAAGATTTTGAATCAGTCTAAACCTGACATAGATGATGGACTTCCGATATCACCACATCCAAGTACATCTGGTGTCTCTCTGTCCTCACCTGTGCCAtcagaaggaaagaaaaaggaacctAGTGAGCTCATGCAGATTATGCATAAAATTGAAGAGGATCCTGATTGTTACGAAGGTTTCAGTATTGGAGCTGAGGATACAAATGTAGGAAATGTgccaaaaggaaaacaaatcaatactCATAGCCAAATTTTCAAGTATGCTTATGCTCAACTTGAGAAAGAGAAGGCTCAGCAGCAAGAGTACAAGGACCTTACCTTCTCAGGGGTGGTTAAAATGGCTACTAATCATGAAATAAGGAAAAGGCCTCTGATTGAGATTTCTTTCAAAGACCTAACACTTACTTTGAAAGCAAAAAACAAGCATCTATTGAGGTGTGTAACTGGTAAAATTAGGCCTGGCCGCATTACTGCTGTCATGGGTCCATCAGGGGCTGGAAAAACAACTTTTCTTTCTGCCCTAGCCGGAAAAGCAATTGGATGCAATATGACTGGTTTAATTCTTATAAATGGAAAGAATATATCAATCCATTCATATAAGAAAATCATAGGTTTTGTGCCACAAGATGATATTGTGCATGGAAACTTGACTGTGGAAGAGAATTTATGGTTCAGTGCAAAGTGCAG GTTATCTGCGGACTTACCAGAACCGGATAAAGTTTTAGTGGTTGAAAGAGTTATTGAGTCCTTGGGGCTTCAGCAAGTGCGTGGTTCTTTGGTTGGAACAGTAGAGAAGCGAGGAATTTCTGGAGGCCAGAGGAAACGTGTAAATGTTGGCTTAGAAATGGTTATGGAACCTTCACTTTTGATTCTGGATGAACCCACATCTGGTTTAGACAGTGCCTCTTCTCAGCTGCTTCTTAGAGCACTTAGACGGGAAGCTCTTGAAGGGGTAAACATCTGCATGGTGGTTCACCAGCCTAG CTATGCGTTGTTCAAGATGTTTGATGATTTGGTACTCCTGGCAAAAGGTGGTCTTACTGTCTATCATGGATCAGCAAAGAAAGTAGAAGAATACTTTGCAGGCCTTGGGATCAAAGTCCCAGACCGTGTCAACCCTCCAGACCACTTCATTGACATTTTGGAGGGTATGGTAGCAACGGAAAGAAGCTCGGGAGTTAGTTATGAAGAGCTTCCTGTCAGATGGATGCTTCATAATGGGTACTCAGTACCCCCTGATATGAGACAGAATGCCACTAGACTTGAATTGTTCTCAACGGatgaaaatttaaatcatGAAACAAATCCTTCTGGTGCTGGAACGGCGGAACAGTCTTTTGCTGGAGAGTTATGGCAAGATGTGAAAGGTACTGTGGAACTGCATCGTGATAAGATACGGCTCAATTTCCTGAAGTCTAAGGATTTATCAAACCGGAGAATTCCAGGTTTATTTCAACAATACAGATACTTCCTGGGCAG AGTTGGTAAGCAGAGACTTCGGGAAGCTCGTATACAAGCAGTcgattatttgattttattactTGCTGGAGCCTGCTTAGGATCACTTGCTAACGTGAGCGATCAGACCTTTGGTGCAGTTGGTTACACTTATACTATCATTGCAGTTT CTCTACTGTGTAAAATTGCGGCTTTGAGGTCATTTTCTCTGGACAGATTACACTATTGGAGAGAGAGCGCTTCTGGGATGAGCAGCTTGGCTTATTTTCTCGCTAAGGATACAATTGACCATTTTAATACACTGATCAAACCTGTAGTGTATCTGTCCATGTTCTACTTCTTTACCAACCCAAGATCTAGCTTTGCTGATAACTACATTGTTCTGCTCTGCCTTGTGTATTGTGTAACTGGTATAGCTTATGCTTTAGCAATCTTTTTTGAACAAGGTGCAGCCCAGCTG TCGTCAGTCCTTCTTCCAGTTGTGATGACACTTATAGCAACACGGCCACAAGATAGTGAATTTCTAAAgattttagctaaattttgcTACCCTAGGTGGGCTTTAGAAGCATTTGTGATTGCAAATGCTGAAAG GTATTCTGGAGTATGGCTGATAACGCGGTGCGGGTCGCTTTTGAAAAGTGGCTATAATCTTCATGATTGGAATCTTTGTATAATCATCCTAACGTTCATCGGTATAGTTAGTCGAGCCGTAGCATTCTTTTGCATGGTGACCTTTCAGAAGAAGTGA
- the LOC117618345 gene encoding probable pectinesterase 56 — MRPFMKSSSHFIFFIICFSSLSVDPRADNVDPQLINVPLPAFKSSLEKTKELVQNVASTMSHMHAGEDYENSTVVVISYCEDLLNETADVLDWSLSTIDDLKADVVSHMRTWLNISQSKEKICVDTFQNMIDSNVAESLRQVTKSIDEVLGMVQVQQQHHLHRHNSTAAPGSDPALSWTADVTVSQDGSGKFKRIMDAIAAAPSHSQKQFVIFVKKGVYKEYVKIDKTKTNLVLIGEGMSVTTISGDRSNASGWATMKSATFDVRAEGFLAMNIGFENTAGPSKGQAVALSSGSDRSVFYRCKISGYQDTLLVLSGRQFYRECTISGTVDFIFGYGTAVFQHSRIIPRKAIKGQQNTITANGRLSEDSSGFSFQFCRIEAESDLVGNVNSTKTYLGRPWGKYSRTVFIKSFMSNIIRPEGWLEWSGENNLDTLYYAEYKNYGPGASVAGRVKWPGYHLISEADSFAVDKFIGGKSWLPSTGVPFKADL, encoded by the exons ATGAGGCCATTCATGAAGTCATCCtcccatttcatttttttcatcatttgtttctcttctctttccgTTGACCCCCGCGCTGATAATGTTGACCCCCAGTTGATAAATGTTCCTTTGCCTGCATTCAAAAGCTCATTGGAGAAGACCAAGGAACTTGTGCAAAATGTGGCCTCTACCATGTCACATATGCATGCTGGTGAAGATTATGAAAATTCTACTGTTGTGGTCATTTCGTACTGTGAGGATTTGCTTAATGAAACTGCTGACGTCTTGGATTGGTCCCTTTCTACAATTGATGATCTTAAAG CTGATGTCGTTTCCCATATGAGAACATGGCTGAATATTTCGCAATCCAAAGAAAAGATATGCGTGGACACTTTTCAAAACATGATCGACTCAAATGTTGCAGAGAGCCTTAGACAAGTGACAAAATCAATCGATGAGGTCCTTGGTATGGTCCAagtgcagcagcagcatcatCTTCATCGTCATAATTCTACTGCAGCTCCAGGCTCAGATCCTGCGCTTTCCTGGACGGCAGACGTCACCGTTTCACAGGATGGGAGTGGGAAATTCAAGAGAATAATGGATGCCATTGCGGCTGCACCAAGCCATAGCCAGAAGCAGTTTGTGATATTTGTGAAGAAAGGAGTTTACAAAGAATATGTGAAGATTGATAAAACAAAGACTAACTTGGTGTTGATTGGAGAGGGCATGAGTGTTACCACCATATCTGGAGATAGAAGCAATGCTAGTGGTTGGGCAACAATGAAGTCAGCAACATTTG ATGTAAGGGCCGAAGGATTCCTTGCAATGAACATAGGGTTTGAGAACACCGCAGGACCAAGCAAAGGGCAGGCAGTTGCGCTTTCATCCGGCAGCGACCGGTCGGTTTTCTACCGGTGCAAGATAAGTGGATACCAAGACACATTGCTGGTGTTGTCGGGCCGACAGTTCTACCGAGAATGCACAATCAGCGGCACCGTTGACTTCATCTTTGGTTATGGCACAGCCGTTTTCCAACACTCCAGAATTATTCCCAGGAAAGCCATCAAAGGCCAACAAAACACAATCACCGCCAATGGTAGACTTTCAGAAGACTCGTCAGGGTTCTCGTTCCAGTTCTGCAGAATTGAAGCAGAGTCTGATTTGGTGGGTAATGTTAACTCTACGAAGACATACTTGGGTCGACCTTGGGGCAAATATTCACGTACCGTGTTCATCAAGTCTTTTATGAGTAATATTATAAGGCCAGAGGGTTGGCTGGAATGGAGTGGGGAAAATAATCTTGATACTTTGTATTATGCTGAGTACAAGAACTATGGTCCGGGTGCCTCGGTTGCAGGCCGGGTCAAGTGGCCGGGTTATCATTTGATTTCCGAGGCCGATTCGTTTGCAGTGGACAAGTTTATTGGTGGGAAGTCATGGCTGCCATCCACCGGTGTCCCATTTAAAGCAGATCTATAG
- the LOC117620136 gene encoding ABC transporter G family member 24-like isoform X1 translates to MSSKSLIGTNFCTFASLGILALSLVHWGQLVQCQDVGDNDQIDNPAVLPFITQILYGRISNVTAVLSRQISNRSSFCVKDPEADWNQAFNFSSNVEFLSSCIQKTKGDVTRRLCTAAEMKFYFNNFFEKSKSANYLKPNKNCNLTSWVSGCEPGWACSVGPNQQIDLENSQDIPARTQTCQPCCEGFFCPHGITCMIPCPSGSYCPMATLNKTTGVCEPYIYQLPPGKPNHTCGGANIWADVGSSSEVFCSAGSYCPTTVKRIPCSSGHYCRMGSTSEKRCFALTSCNPSTANQNMHAYGIMLIAALSTLLLIIYNCSDQVLTTRGRRLAKSREAAARSARETAKAQQRWKSAKDAAKKHASGLQAHLSRTFSRKKDTPDPEKLKILNQSKPDIDDGLPISPHPSTSGVSLSSPVPSEGKKKEPSELMQIMHKIEEDPDCYEGFSIGAEDTNVGNVPKGKQINTHSQIFKYAYAQLEKEKAQQQEYKDLTFSGVVKMATNHEIRKRPLIEISFKDLTLTLKAKNKHLLRCVTGKIRPGRITAVMGPSGAGKTTFLSALAGKAIGCNMTGLILINGKNISIHSYKKIIGFVPQDDIVHGNLTVEENLWFSAKCRLSADLPEPDKVLVVERVIESLGLQQVRGSLVGTVEKRGISGGQRKRVNVGLEMVMEPSLLILDEPTSGLDSASSQLLLRALRREALEGVNICMVVHQPSYALFKMFDDLVLLAKGGLTVYHGSAKKVEEYFAGLGIKVPDRVNPPDHFIDILEGMVATERSSGVSYEELPVRWMLHNGYSVPPDMRQNATRLELFSTDENLNHETNPSGAGTAEQSFAGELWQDVKGTVELHRDKIRLNFLKSKDLSNRRIPGLFQQYRYFLGRVGKQRLREARIQAVDYLILLLAGACLGSLANVSDQTFGAVGYTYTIIAVSLLCKIAALRSFSLDRLHYWRESASGMSSLAYFLAKDTIDHFNTLIKPVVYLSMFYFFTNPRSSFADNYIVLLCLVYCVTGIAYALAIFFEQGAAQLSSVLLPVVMTLIATRPQDSEFLKILAKFCYPRWALEAFVIANAERYSGVWLITRCGSLLKSGYNLHDWNLCIIILTFIGIVSRAVAFFCMVTFQKK, encoded by the exons ATGAGCTCCAAGAGCCTCATAGGCACCAACTTTTGCACATTTGCTTCACTTGGCATCTTAGCTTTGAGCTTGGTGCATTGGGGGCAATTGGTTCAGTGCCAAGATGTTGGTGACAATGATCAAATTGACAACCCTGCTGTTCTTCCTTTCATTACCCAGATTCTCTATGGCCGCATATCCAATGTCACAGCAGTTCTCAGTCGACAGATTAGCAATCGTTCCAGCTTCTGCGTAAAGGACCC GGAAGCTGATTGGAACCAggcttttaatttttcatccaaTGTGGAATTCTTATCTTCTTGCATTCAAAAGACTAAAG GAGACGTTACAAGGCGCTTGTGTACAGCAGCAGAAATGAAGTTCTACTTCAAcaatttctttgaaaaatcCAAGAGTGCAAATTACTTAAAACCTAACAAGAACTGTAATTTAACCTCATGGGTTTCTGGGTGTGAGCCAGGATGGGCTTGTAGTGTTGGCCCAAATCAGCAGATTGACCTAGAAAATTCACAGGACATCCCTGCCAGGACTCAGACCTGCCAGCCATGTTGTGAGGGTTTCTTCTGTCCCCATGGCATCACATGCATGATAC CGTGCCCATCGGGTTCTTATTGTCCCATGGCAACTCTGAACAAAACAACTGGTGTGTGTGAACC ATACATTTACCAACTACCTCCAGGGAAACCAAACCATACTTGTGGAGGAGCAAATATATGGGCTGATGTTGGTAGTAGTAGTGAAGTATTTTGTTCAGCTGGATCATATTGTCCAACCACCGTGAAAAGAATTCCTTGTAGTAGTGG ACACTACTGCAGAATGGGTTCTACATCTGAGAAAC GCTGCTTCGCATTGACTTCCTGCAATCCAAGCACTGCAAATCAAAATATGCATGCATATGGAATAATGCTTATA GCAGCTCTGAGTACTCTGCTACTTATTATTTACAATTGTTCTGACCAAGTTCTCACCACTAGAGGGAGGAGACTGGCCAAATCCCGAGAAGCAGCAGCCAGAAGTGCAAGGGAAACAGCAAAAGCACAACAAAGATGGAAATCTGCAAAAGATGCTGCTAAGAAGCATGCAAGTGGATTGCAAGCTCATTTATCACGTACATTTTCTCGGAAAAAGGACACCCCAGATCCTGAGAAACTTAAGATTTTGAATCAGTCTAAACCTGACATAGATGATGGACTTCCGATATCACCACATCCAAGTACATCTGGTGTCTCTCTGTCCTCACCTGTGCCAtcagaaggaaagaaaaaggaacctAGTGAGCTCATGCAGATTATGCATAAAATTGAAGAGGATCCTGATTGTTACGAAGGTTTCAGTATTGGAGCTGAGGATACAAATGTAGGAAATGTgccaaaaggaaaacaaatcaatactCATAGCCAAATTTTCAAGTATGCTTATGCTCAACTTGAGAAAGAGAAGGCTCAGCAGCAAGAGTACAAGGACCTTACCTTCTCAGGGGTGGTTAAAATGGCTACTAATCATGAAATAAGGAAAAGGCCTCTGATTGAGATTTCTTTCAAAGACCTAACACTTACTTTGAAAGCAAAAAACAAGCATCTATTGAGGTGTGTAACTGGTAAAATTAGGCCTGGCCGCATTACTGCTGTCATGGGTCCATCAGGGGCTGGAAAAACAACTTTTCTTTCTGCCCTAGCCGGAAAAGCAATTGGATGCAATATGACTGGTTTAATTCTTATAAATGGAAAGAATATATCAATCCATTCATATAAGAAAATCATAGGTTTTGTGCCACAAGATGATATTGTGCATGGAAACTTGACTGTGGAAGAGAATTTATGGTTCAGTGCAAAGTGCAG GTTATCTGCGGACTTACCAGAACCGGATAAAGTTTTAGTGGTTGAAAGAGTTATTGAGTCCTTGGGGCTTCAGCAAGTGCGTGGTTCTTTGGTTGGAACAGTAGAGAAGCGAGGAATTTCTGGAGGCCAGAGGAAACGTGTAAATGTTGGCTTAGAAATGGTTATGGAACCTTCACTTTTGATTCTGGATGAACCCACATCTGGTTTAGACAGTGCCTCTTCTCAGCTGCTTCTTAGAGCACTTAGACGGGAAGCTCTTGAAGGGGTAAACATCTGCATGGTGGTTCACCAGCCTAG CTATGCGTTGTTCAAGATGTTTGATGATTTGGTACTCCTGGCAAAAGGTGGTCTTACTGTCTATCATGGATCAGCAAAGAAAGTAGAAGAATACTTTGCAGGCCTTGGGATCAAAGTCCCAGACCGTGTCAACCCTCCAGACCACTTCATTGACATTTTGGAGGGTATGGTAGCAACGGAAAGAAGCTCGGGAGTTAGTTATGAAGAGCTTCCTGTCAGATGGATGCTTCATAATGGGTACTCAGTACCCCCTGATATGAGACAGAATGCCACTAGACTTGAATTGTTCTCAACGGatgaaaatttaaatcatGAAACAAATCCTTCTGGTGCTGGAACGGCGGAACAGTCTTTTGCTGGAGAGTTATGGCAAGATGTGAAAGGTACTGTGGAACTGCATCGTGATAAGATACGGCTCAATTTCCTGAAGTCTAAGGATTTATCAAACCGGAGAATTCCAGGTTTATTTCAACAATACAGATACTTCCTGGGCAG AGTTGGTAAGCAGAGACTTCGGGAAGCTCGTATACAAGCAGTcgattatttgattttattactTGCTGGAGCCTGCTTAGGATCACTTGCTAACGTGAGCGATCAGACCTTTGGTGCAGTTGGTTACACTTATACTATCATTGCAGTTT CTCTACTGTGTAAAATTGCGGCTTTGAGGTCATTTTCTCTGGACAGATTACACTATTGGAGAGAGAGCGCTTCTGGGATGAGCAGCTTGGCTTATTTTCTCGCTAAGGATACAATTGACCATTTTAATACACTGATCAAACCTGTAGTGTATCTGTCCATGTTCTACTTCTTTACCAACCCAAGATCTAGCTTTGCTGATAACTACATTGTTCTGCTCTGCCTTGTGTATTGTGTAACTGGTATAGCTTATGCTTTAGCAATCTTTTTTGAACAAGGTGCAGCCCAGCTG TCGTCAGTCCTTCTTCCAGTTGTGATGACACTTATAGCAACACGGCCACAAGATAGTGAATTTCTAAAgattttagctaaattttgcTACCCTAGGTGGGCTTTAGAAGCATTTGTGATTGCAAATGCTGAAAG GTATTCTGGAGTATGGCTGATAACGCGGTGCGGGTCGCTTTTGAAAAGTGGCTATAATCTTCATGATTGGAATCTTTGTATAATCATCCTAACGTTCATCGGTATAGTTAGTCGAGCCGTAGCATTCTTTTGCATGGTGACCTTTCAGAAGAAGTGA